The Heptranchias perlo isolate sHepPer1 unplaced genomic scaffold, sHepPer1.hap1 HAP1_SCAFFOLD_53, whole genome shotgun sequence genome includes a region encoding these proteins:
- the LOC137315009 gene encoding probable G-protein coupled receptor 139, whose product MLSAANLVTIVILSRGNCGLSKCVSVYMVAMATADLLVIIFNVIVHQIFNYHFPYSFLSYTDVCKFLLYVYFVIIDMSVWFTVSFSFDRFVSICFQEFKGKYWTKRTAIVVIGTVTVLAYLKGVPMLFSYEPERIINNVQWGCWPKVDVFTLPAWEVYSWIQTLSVPLLPFTCIALFNSLTVRRILVANRARRELRGHSTNNQSDPEMENRRRSIILLFTISGSFILLWITSAVSFATTKISGTVYYQGDYSDPGYIATESGKLLAYLSCCTNTCIYAATQRKFREELKTLLKSAWSLIPRLVKN is encoded by the coding sequence caaatttagtgacaattgtgattctctcccgaggaaattgcggcctttccaaatgtgtctctgtctacatggtggccatggcaacagcagatctactggtcatcatcttcaacGTAATAGTCCATCAGATCTTCAATTATCACTTTCCATattcattcctgtcctacactgaCGTTTGTAAATTCCTTCTGTACGTTTATTTTGTCATAATTGATATGTCGGTATGGTTTACAGTCTCGTtttcatttgaccgatttgtgtcGATTTGCTTTCAAGAGTTTAAAGGGAAGTATTGGACAAAGAGAACGGCAATCGTGGTTATCGGAACGGTCACTGTGCTGGCTTATTTGAAGGGAGTTCCTATGTTGTTTTCATATGaacctgaacgaataattaacaatgtGCAGTGGGGATGCTGGCCAAAGGTGGACGTTTTTACATTACCTGCATGGGAAGTGTACAGCTGGATCCAGACTCTGTCAGTACCATTGCTTCCCTTTACTTGCATAGCCCTGTTTAATTCTTTGACCGTGAGAAGAATTTTAGTGGCCAATCGGGCCCGCAGAgaactccggggtcacagcaccaacaatcagagtgacccagagatggagaaccgaaggagatccatcattttactcttcactatatcgggcagttttatactgttgtggataaCATCTGCCGTGAGTTTTGCTACCACCAAGATTTCGGGCACCGTTTATTACCAAGGTGATTATTCAGACCCTGGATATATCGCCACTGAAAGCGGAAAACTGCTCGCGTatttgagttgctgcacaaatacgtgtatttatgcagctacccagaggaaattcagagaagaACTGAAAACTCTACTGAAATCTGCATGGTCACTGATTCCCAGATTAGTTAAAAATTAG